In one Rutidosis leptorrhynchoides isolate AG116_Rl617_1_P2 chromosome 8, CSIRO_AGI_Rlap_v1, whole genome shotgun sequence genomic region, the following are encoded:
- the LOC139863505 gene encoding uncharacterized protein, with product MTIYETSDLVKLNQTFENKEDFLMQLRTKCVTEGFQIKPKYSDKSRYTATCISPNCSWQITARCIQDSNNFQVQKLNDLHTCSNTQILPNNKHATKKVLGNILKETRSFVNYARPVIIVDGAHLKSRYLGTNLIAVTMDANNGILPLAYGIGAGETTDHWTWFFGNLRDSLQSSGCCIINLTIISDRAPAIAAGISNVFPEVFHALCARHLLGNLKSVSKRVKSYEWHYWKMCKAYRKSDFDHHYAILARRIPDSARTLNTVGLNRWSRHHADRVRYAYLTSNSAESMNALSVHARKLPITMLLEFFRASVQQWFWEH from the exons ATGACAATATATGAAACCTCAGATCTAGTTAAATTGAATCAGACTTTCGAAAACAAGGAAGATTTTCTTATGCAATTACGTACAAAGTGTGTTACTGAAGGGTTCCAGATAAAACCAAAGTACTCAGACAAGTCAAGGTATACAGCTACATGCATATCACCAAATTGTTCATGGCAAATTACTGCTAGGTGTATACAAGATAGCAACAACTTTCAAGTACAGAAGTTGAATGATCTACACACGTGCTCaaatacccaaattcttccgaacaATAAGCATGCCACCAAGAAGGTCCTAGGTAATATACTGAAAGAG ACACGTTCGTTTGTTAACTATGCACGACCAGTAATCATAGTCGATGGGGCTCATTTAAAAAGTCGTTACTTGGGGACTAACTTGATTGCTGTTACTATGGATGCTAACAATGGAATCCTTCCATTAGCCTACGGTATTGGAGCAGGAGAGACCACCGATCATTGGACATGGTTTTTTGGTAATCTAAGAGACTCTCTACAGTCTTCGGGGTGTTGTATTATTAATCTTACCATTATATCTGACAGGGCACCTGCAATAGCTGCTGGCATATCAAAcgtatttccagaagtatttcatgCACTATGTGCTAGACATTTGTTGGGAAACCTCAAAAGTGTGTCTAAAAGGGTTAAAAGTTACGAGTGGCACTACTGGAAAATGTGCAAAGCGTATAGAAAATCTGATTTTGATCACCACTATGCTATACTAGCACGACGTATCCCAGACAGTGCACGTACACTCAATACTGTTGGCCTCAACAGATGGTCTAGACATCATGCAGATCGTGTTCGGTATGCTTACCTAACTTCTAATAGTGCAGAGTCAATGAACGCACTGTCAGTTCATGCGAGGAAACTCCCGATTACAATGCTTCTTGAATTCTTTAGAGCTTCAGTTCAACAATGGTTTTGGGAACACTGA